The stretch of DNA TTTTTGCCAGCATTTTATCCAATTGCCCGGTTTCTTCGCCAACGACCAGCATCGAGATGACCATTTTGGGAAATAATCCGCTTTGTCTTAGCGGTTCGGACAATAGCTTGCCCCGCTCCAGACCGGATTTCGCATCGCCCAATACGCGCACAATGACCCGGTTGCCGACGACCTTTTTGGCGATATCGAGCGCCTGCAGCACTTGCACGCCGCCGCTGAACAGCGACGCCATCGTTCTGGCCATCCGGGCGATCGCCGCTTTTTTGATAATGGGACCGAATACCGGCAGCCGCAGTTTGAGCCTGTCAAGCGCCAATTTGCCCTCTTCGTTTTGCAGGATCATGCGAACTACCGCGACCGCACCGCCCGCGGCGAGCAAAAACATCCACCAATATTGGACCACCGCGCCGCTTGCTCCCATCACCAACCGGGTTATAAACGGCAATTCCGCGCCCTGTTCCTGAAACATACCCGCGAATGTCGGCACGATTTTGATCAGGAGAAAAATGACAACCGCGATCGCCAGGATCAGCACGATGATCGGATAGGTCATGGCCGATTTGATTTTCTGGATTGTCTTGTGCTCTTTCTCGTAATGATCCGCCATGCGCTCCAGCACATCGTCAAGGTTGCCGCCGGTTTCGCCGGACTGCACCATATTGACGAACATTTCCGGAAAAATGCGGGGATGCGCAACCATTGCTTGCGACAACTGGTGTCCGCTGCGAACCTGATCGGCTACGTCTCCGATAGCCGCTTTCAGCCTTTTCGCGGTTGTCTGCTCCTCCATAATGTCCAGACCCTGGTCAATCTGAATGCCCGCTTTGATGAGCGTGGCGAACTGCCGGCAAAAAATAACGAAATCGTCCAACTTGACGGCGCGCCCGATGATGATTTCGTTATCCAGCACGCCGGTTTTTTTCTCCGCCACACTGCGGACGGCCAGTCCCTTCCCGACCAATTCGTTGATCGCCTGCTGCTTGCTGCTTGCGCGCAACGTGCCGGAAACTTTTTTCCCGTTGGCATAAACGGCGTCATAACGGAATTGCGGCATCACTTCACCCCCTTACTCATCATCGGAGACCGCTTTCAACACTTCTTCCACACTTGTTTTGCCGGCGAGCGCTTTTTGCAGCCCATCCTGCATCATCGTTTGGAAGCCCGCCTTTTTGGCATGGGCCGTCAGCTCGTCGACAGGCAAATTTTGCGCAATCAAACGCCGCAGCGTTTCGTCAATGACCAGCACCTCATGCAGCGCAATTCGGCCTTTATATCCGGTTTTATTGCAATGGCTGCAGCCCCGCGTGCGTTTGACGAATAGCTGCGTTTCAGCCATCGTTCGCACTTGGCCCGCGCTTTCGCCA from Bacilli bacterium encodes:
- a CDS encoding type II secretion system F family protein, producing MPQFRYDAVYANGKKVSGTLRASSKQQAINELVGKGLAVRSVAEKKTGVLDNEIIIGRAVKLDDFVIFCRQFATLIKAGIQIDQGLDIMEEQTTAKRLKAAIGDVADQVRSGHQLSQAMVAHPRIFPEMFVNMVQSGETGGNLDDVLERMADHYEKEHKTIQKIKSAMTYPIIVLILAIAVVIFLLIKIVPTFAGMFQEQGAELPFITRLVMGASGAVVQYWWMFLLAAGGAVAVVRMILQNEEGKLALDRLKLRLPVFGPIIKKAAIARMARTMASLFSGGVQVLQALDIAKKVVGNRVIVRVLGDAKSGLERGKLLSEPLRQSGLFPKMVISMLVVGEETGQLDKMLAK